A single window of Paenibacillus sp. SYP-B4298 DNA harbors:
- the queE gene encoding 7-carboxy-7-deazaguanine synthase QueE: MTARFPVMEIFGPTIQGEGRVIGRKTMFVRTAGCDYSCSWCDSAFTWDGTGKEEIEWLSTSDIMERLLLLDAQGCGHVTLSGGNPALLKHLGELVDVLHRHQIEVALETQGSRWQEWFLQIDQLTISPKPPSSGMQTDWGVLDDLIGRLVSSSHPDVSLKVVLFDEADLEYAIQVHQRYPSLPFYVQAGNDDLSEADNGKLLLRQLARYEQWVERIMSTPQLRQVSVLPQLHTWLWGNKRGV, from the coding sequence ATGACTGCACGCTTTCCGGTGATGGAAATCTTCGGGCCTACGATTCAGGGCGAAGGACGGGTCATCGGCCGCAAGACGATGTTCGTGCGCACCGCCGGCTGTGACTATAGCTGTAGCTGGTGCGATTCCGCCTTCACCTGGGACGGTACCGGCAAGGAGGAGATCGAGTGGCTCAGCACCTCGGACATTATGGAACGGCTGCTGCTGCTGGATGCCCAAGGCTGTGGACATGTGACGCTCTCCGGCGGCAATCCGGCGCTGTTGAAGCATCTGGGCGAGCTGGTTGACGTGCTGCATCGCCATCAGATAGAGGTTGCGCTCGAGACACAGGGCAGCCGCTGGCAGGAGTGGTTTCTGCAGATCGACCAATTGACGATCTCGCCGAAGCCACCCAGCTCGGGGATGCAGACCGATTGGGGCGTGCTTGACGACCTGATCGGACGACTTGTCTCTAGCTCTCACCCGGATGTGAGTCTTAAAGTGGTTCTATTCGATGAGGCCGACCTGGAGTATGCCATCCAGGTGCATCAGCGCTACCCGTCGTTGCCGTTCTATGTACAAGCCGGCAATGACGATCTGAGCGAAGCGGATAACGGCAAGCTGCTGCTGCGCCAGTTAGCTCGTTACGAACAATGGGTTGAACGAATCATGAGCACCCCGCAGTTGCGCCAAGTCAGTGTGCTGCCGCAGCTTCATACCTGGCTATGGGGCAACAAACGCGGCGTCTAG
- a CDS encoding 6-pyruvoyl trahydropterin synthase family protein, with amino-acid sequence MIQQLYPSVSHPYCYELNKDVQFAAAHYIPSDKAGKCRQLHGHTYFANITIAGDQLDALGFLVNFAVIKRLIHDRFDHTLLNEDERFSDEPAGPFPSSEMLARVIAELVQAHLDTLPHQPVCVQVYLRETPTSYVIYRPKREVAL; translated from the coding sequence ATGATCCAGCAGCTTTATCCTTCCGTCTCCCATCCCTATTGCTATGAGCTGAACAAGGATGTGCAGTTTGCAGCAGCTCACTATATCCCGAGCGATAAGGCGGGGAAGTGCCGCCAACTGCATGGCCATACCTACTTCGCTAATATTACGATTGCCGGCGACCAACTGGACGCGCTCGGCTTTCTGGTTAACTTTGCAGTGATCAAGCGTCTGATCCATGACCGCTTCGATCATACGCTGCTTAATGAAGATGAACGCTTCAGTGATGAGCCAGCGGGGCCGTTCCCTAGCTCAGAGATGCTGGCTCGGGTCATCGCCGAGCTGGTTCAGGCGCATCTGGACACGCTGCCGCATCAGCCCGTGTGTGTTCAGGTGTATTTGCGGGAGACACCCACCAGCTACGTGATCTATCGTCCCAAGCGCGAGGTGGCGCTATGA
- the queC gene encoding 7-cyano-7-deazaguanine synthase QueC — MNKRDEKAIVVFSGGQDSTTCLLWAIQRYREVEAVTFNYGQRHKQELECAAEIASHCGIVHHVLDLSLLNQLAPNALTREDIAIEATEGSLPTTFVDGRNLLFLSFAAVLAKQRGAHHIITGVCETDFSGYPDCRDVFIKSLNVTLNLSMDYFFVIETPLMWLDKAATWALADELGALDYIREHTLTCYNGIIGDGCGECPACKLRNQGLQRYMLGKSGGGAQ; from the coding sequence GTGAACAAGCGGGATGAAAAAGCAATCGTTGTGTTTAGCGGCGGACAAGACAGTACGACCTGCCTCTTATGGGCGATACAGCGCTATCGAGAGGTCGAGGCGGTCACCTTCAACTACGGGCAGCGCCACAAGCAGGAGCTGGAATGCGCAGCGGAGATCGCCAGCCATTGCGGAATCGTCCACCATGTGCTGGACTTGTCTCTGCTGAACCAGCTCGCTCCTAATGCGCTGACACGAGAGGATATTGCGATTGAAGCCACAGAGGGCAGCTTGCCCACAACCTTTGTCGATGGACGCAATCTGCTGTTCCTGTCCTTTGCCGCTGTGCTGGCCAAGCAGCGCGGGGCACATCACATTATTACAGGCGTCTGTGAGACCGACTTTAGCGGCTATCCGGATTGCAGGGACGTCTTCATCAAATCGCTGAACGTCACGCTGAATCTATCGATGGACTACTTCTTCGTCATCGAGACACCGCTCATGTGGCTGGACAAAGCGGCGACATGGGCGCTGGCCGATGAGCTGGGGGCGCTCGATTACATCCGTGAGCATACCCTAACCTGCTATAACGGCATCATCGGAGATGGCTGCGGAGAATGCCCTGCCTGCAAGCTGCGCAATCAAGGGCTGCAGCGCTACATGCTTGGCAAGTCAGGAGGGGGAGCGCAATGA